In Hydrogenovibrio thermophilus, the following are encoded in one genomic region:
- a CDS encoding NAD(P)/FAD-dependent oxidoreductase, with amino-acid sequence MATIVVVGSSTGGLPMAYDVRKHLGKEHTIKVVNAIDEFNFVPSNPWVAVGWRKPEDISFKLEPHLTRKGIEFYHQTVTKLDAPNNKITLDDGSEMDYDYLILATGPALAFEEIEGFGPKSHGGNTVSVCTTPHATEAFEQWEEFCENPGPIVVGAVQGASCYGPAYEFAMIMETDLRKRKIRSQVPMTFVTSEPYIGHLGLGGVGDSKGLMETEMRNRHINWICNAKVTKIEDGKMYVDEHNNKGDVIDQHELPFKYSMMLPAFKGSKFLQELAEPENMGGPLVNPRGFVKVDSYSRNPAFHNIYALGVGIAIPPVEATPVPVGTPKTGLMIESMVTAICHNIEANLEGKEPHEEPTWNTVCLADMGDTGAAFVALPQIPPRNLTWAKRGKWVHLAKIAFEKYFIRNMKAGNSEPIYQKYIMKMLGINRLKSDK; translated from the coding sequence ATGGCAACAATTGTTGTAGTAGGATCAAGCACCGGTGGTCTACCGATGGCTTACGATGTTCGTAAGCACCTAGGCAAAGAGCATACCATCAAAGTCGTAAACGCAATCGACGAGTTCAATTTTGTCCCGTCCAACCCTTGGGTGGCGGTTGGCTGGCGTAAGCCGGAAGACATTTCCTTTAAATTGGAACCGCATTTGACGCGTAAAGGCATTGAGTTTTACCACCAGACTGTGACGAAGCTGGATGCTCCGAACAACAAAATCACTTTGGATGACGGTAGCGAAATGGACTACGACTACCTGATTCTGGCCACCGGTCCGGCATTGGCTTTCGAGGAAATCGAAGGGTTTGGTCCGAAGAGCCATGGCGGGAATACGGTTTCCGTTTGTACGACACCGCACGCGACTGAAGCGTTTGAACAATGGGAAGAATTCTGCGAAAACCCTGGCCCAATCGTTGTGGGCGCGGTACAAGGCGCATCCTGTTACGGTCCGGCTTACGAGTTCGCGATGATCATGGAAACCGATTTGCGTAAGCGTAAGATTCGTAGCCAGGTTCCGATGACGTTTGTAACGTCCGAACCTTATATTGGCCACTTGGGTCTGGGTGGTGTTGGTGATTCCAAAGGGTTGATGGAAACCGAAATGCGTAACCGTCACATCAACTGGATTTGCAACGCAAAAGTGACCAAAATCGAAGACGGTAAAATGTATGTCGACGAGCACAACAATAAAGGTGACGTCATCGATCAGCACGAACTGCCGTTCAAATATTCCATGATGTTGCCGGCGTTTAAAGGTTCCAAGTTCCTGCAAGAATTGGCCGAGCCTGAAAACATGGGTGGTCCTTTGGTTAACCCTCGTGGTTTCGTTAAAGTCGATAGCTATAGCCGTAACCCGGCGTTCCACAATATCTATGCATTGGGTGTTGGGATCGCCATTCCTCCGGTTGAAGCGACGCCAGTTCCTGTCGGAACGCCAAAAACCGGTTTGATGATCGAGTCGATGGTGACCGCCATTTGTCATAACATTGAAGCGAACCTGGAAGGTAAAGAGCCACACGAAGAGCCGACTTGGAACACTGTGTGTCTGGCCGATATGGGCGATACCGGTGCCGCGTTTGTGGCCTTGCCACAGATTCCACCGCGTAACTTGACGTGGGCGAAACGTGGTAAATGGGTTCACTTGGCGAAAATCGCGTTTGAAAAATACTTCATCCGTAATATGAAAGCCGGTAACTCCGAGCCGATTTACCAGAAGTACATCATGAAAATGTTGGGTATCAACCGTTTGAAATCCGACAAATAA